A genomic region of Dreissena polymorpha isolate Duluth1 chromosome 4, UMN_Dpol_1.0, whole genome shotgun sequence contains the following coding sequences:
- the LOC127877399 gene encoding thyrotropin-releasing hormone receptor-like isoform X2, translating into MENNSIASDIYLNISSEAPTHDRPPGGSVTDQPLYSAGITAMLWGLPHIITLGTIGNIFSFIVMLQREMRQTSTFFYLAVLAVADTIVLFVSAFKTWIRTATGFEMLHVSDLSCKTFMFLTYFSLHLSAWLIVAVTIERFIVVWFPLKATTICSTRRAKLTTLAVAGSLAILNCHLFWTAELVQDLKTGRTVCAMLQTNQFLYKEVMPWLHFTIYCLLPFILLMTFNALIILSLIRHRQMITSQMTRNDKRSRYNHRKLAITLLSVSFVWIATNIPSALYTVIPLHPTTAQQAASQFFIKILCYLFLYLNHAINFLLYCITGQAFRREFAKLICCTCRKKRQPKRRLQFRASRTGSVHDTTTPLMNSGSLLCCGSNRDTFTRETPLGTPPGLQ; encoded by the exons ATGGAGAATAATTCTATAGCAagtgatatatatttaaatataagctCAGAGGCACCAACACATGACAGGCCTCCAGGGGGATCAGTAACAGACCAGCCCTTGTATTCTGCTGGAATCACGGCCATGCTATGGGGCCTGCCACACATCATCACCCTGGGCACCATTGGCAACATATTCAGCTTCATTGTGATGCTGCAGAGAGAGATGCGTCAGACCTCCACGTTCTTCTACTTAGCTGTGCTTGCTGTAGCGGACACTATTGTTCTATTCGTAAGCGCATTTAAGACTTGGATACGAACTGCGACAGGTTTTGAGATGCTTCATGTGTCTGACTTGAGCTGCAAGACGTTCATGTTCCTGACCTACTTCAGTCTTCATCTGTCAGCCTGGCTGATAGTTGCGGTTACTATTGAGAGATTTATTGTGGTCTGGTTCCCTTTAAAGGCTACCACTATATGCAGTACACGGCGGGCCAAGCTCACCACGCTGGCTGTGGCTGGTTCACTGGCCATTCTCAATTGTCATTTATTCTGGACTGCAGAACTGGTGCAAGACTTAAAAACTGGCCGAACAGTGTGCGCTATGCTACAAACAAACCAGTTTCTATACAAGGAGGTCATGCCCTGGCTACATTTCACAATCTACTGTCTGTTACCATTCATTCTGCTCATGACATTCAACGCCTTAATCATTCTGAGTCTGATACGGCATCGCCAAATGATCACCAGCCAAATGACCCGCAATGATAAACGCAGCAGATACAACCACCGCAAACTGGCGATCACACTTCTCAGTGTCAGCTTTGTGTGGATCGCCACTAACATCCCCAGCGCCCTTTACACTGTGATACCTCTACATCCGACCACTGCCCAACAGGCCGCCAGTCAGTTCTTCATCAAGATCTTGTGCTATCTGTTTCTCTACTTGAACCATGCAATCAATTTTCTCCTCTACTGCATCACAGGACAGGCGTTTCGACGTGAGTTTGCCAAGCTCATCTGCTGCACGTGTCGCAAGAAACGACAGCCTAAAAGGAGGCTGCAGTTTAGAGCTAGCAGAACAGGCAGCGTCCATGACACCACCACCCCACTTATGAATTCTGGGA GCCTGTTGTGCTGTGGCAGTAACCGTGACACATTCACACGAGAAACTCCACTTGGCACCCCACCGGGCCTCCAGTAG
- the LOC127877399 gene encoding thyrotropin-releasing hormone receptor-like isoform X1 → MENNSIASDIYLNISSEAPTHDRPPGGSVTDQPLYSAGITAMLWGLPHIITLGTIGNIFSFIVMLQREMRQTSTFFYLAVLAVADTIVLFVSAFKTWIRTATGFEMLHVSDLSCKTFMFLTYFSLHLSAWLIVAVTIERFIVVWFPLKATTICSTRRAKLTTLAVAGSLAILNCHLFWTAELVQDLKTGRTVCAMLQTNQFLYKEVMPWLHFTIYCLLPFILLMTFNALIILSLIRHRQMITSQMTRNDKRSRYNHRKLAITLLSVSFVWIATNIPSALYTVIPLHPTTAQQAASQFFIKILCYLFLYLNHAINFLLYCITGQAFRREFAKLICCTCRKKRQPKRRLQFRASRTGSVHDTTTPLMNSGRVSHTPIITIPLKQRQGSSSSKEIGRLRLYLV, encoded by the exons ATGGAGAATAATTCTATAGCAagtgatatatatttaaatataagctCAGAGGCACCAACACATGACAGGCCTCCAGGGGGATCAGTAACAGACCAGCCCTTGTATTCTGCTGGAATCACGGCCATGCTATGGGGCCTGCCACACATCATCACCCTGGGCACCATTGGCAACATATTCAGCTTCATTGTGATGCTGCAGAGAGAGATGCGTCAGACCTCCACGTTCTTCTACTTAGCTGTGCTTGCTGTAGCGGACACTATTGTTCTATTCGTAAGCGCATTTAAGACTTGGATACGAACTGCGACAGGTTTTGAGATGCTTCATGTGTCTGACTTGAGCTGCAAGACGTTCATGTTCCTGACCTACTTCAGTCTTCATCTGTCAGCCTGGCTGATAGTTGCGGTTACTATTGAGAGATTTATTGTGGTCTGGTTCCCTTTAAAGGCTACCACTATATGCAGTACACGGCGGGCCAAGCTCACCACGCTGGCTGTGGCTGGTTCACTGGCCATTCTCAATTGTCATTTATTCTGGACTGCAGAACTGGTGCAAGACTTAAAAACTGGCCGAACAGTGTGCGCTATGCTACAAACAAACCAGTTTCTATACAAGGAGGTCATGCCCTGGCTACATTTCACAATCTACTGTCTGTTACCATTCATTCTGCTCATGACATTCAACGCCTTAATCATTCTGAGTCTGATACGGCATCGCCAAATGATCACCAGCCAAATGACCCGCAATGATAAACGCAGCAGATACAACCACCGCAAACTGGCGATCACACTTCTCAGTGTCAGCTTTGTGTGGATCGCCACTAACATCCCCAGCGCCCTTTACACTGTGATACCTCTACATCCGACCACTGCCCAACAGGCCGCCAGTCAGTTCTTCATCAAGATCTTGTGCTATCTGTTTCTCTACTTGAACCATGCAATCAATTTTCTCCTCTACTGCATCACAGGACAGGCGTTTCGACGTGAGTTTGCCAAGCTCATCTGCTGCACGTGTCGCAAGAAACGACAGCCTAAAAGGAGGCTGCAGTTTAGAGCTAGCAGAACAGGCAGCGTCCATGACACCACCACCCCACTTATGAATTCTGGGA GGGTGTCCCACACTCCAATTATCACTATACCACTCAAACAAAGGCAGGGGAGCTCCTCTTCTAAGGAAATTGGCCGCCTGAGACTCTATCTTGTTTGA